CGCTTCGGATCGTACGGGGTTCCGCGCGTCGCGCTCGGCGTCCTTTTCCCCGGGACGGGAATCAAGCTCCGCGGGGGGTACGGCCGCGCGTTCGTGGCGCCGACGCTCACCGATCTTTTCTACCCGGGGTTCGGCTCGCCGACGCTCAAGCCCGAGCGCTCCCGCACGTGGGAAGCGGGGGTCGACGGATCGTGGCTCGAAGGGCGCGTGACCGCGAAAGCGACATGGTATGCGACGCGTTTTCGCGATCTGATCCAGTCGAACTCGTTCTTCGTCGCGGACAATGTCGGGAGCGCTCGAATCGAGGGGGAAGAATATGCCGCCCGCATCTCGCCGTCGGACAGGCTCTGGATCCAGGCCCGCGCCGCCCGCCTCCTCGGCAAGAACCTCGTGACGGGGGCGCGTCTGGCGAAGCGACCGGCGTGGCGCGCGGGCGTCTCGCTCGAGGGCGAGCCCGCGCGGGGCCTGATCGCGATCGCCGATTGGTGGTGGAGCGCCTCGATGCTCGATCCCTTCGTGTTCGTTGACGCCGATGGGCGCGTCCAAGACGGCGACACCCCGGAGCGTGCGGCGCTCGATCTCGGGCTGAATGCGTCGCTAAGGCGGTGGGTCCCGGCGGAGGTCCGTTTCCGGCTCGAGAACGCGCTGGACCGGAAGTACGCCGACGTGAAGGGGTTCCCGGCCCGAGGCCGGGAGTTCCGGATGGGGCTCA
The sequence above is drawn from the Candidatus Eisenbacteria bacterium genome and encodes:
- a CDS encoding TonB-dependent receptor, which codes for RFGSYGVPRVALGVLFPGTGIKLRGGYGRAFVAPTLTDLFYPGFGSPTLKPERSRTWEAGVDGSWLEGRVTAKATWYATRFRDLIQSNSFFVADNVGSARIEGEEYAARISPSDRLWIQARAARLLGKNLVTGARLAKRPAWRAGVSLEGEPARGLIAIADWWWSASMLDPFVFVDADGRVQDGDTPERAALDLGLNASLRRWVPAEVRFRLENALDRKYADVKGFPARGREFRMGLTVNP